The DNA sequence tttttatgttctttatattttcgtCTCTATTATAAGTGTAGTCTTCTTCCTTGTAACTATCGTCGTCTGTTTCACTAAAAATACTTGACTCGGAACTCGATAgcgtcatttttttttctttctctttaaatattaattaaaaaacaaaataaaataaaataaaataaaacaaaacaatataatataatataatataatataatgtagtATGTTAGAATTCAGATTATTAACTCTCCCTTTTAAAGgtttattaatatgaatCATCATACATTTCAAATAATTCATTCactgcatatatatatacatatatatatatatatttatatatatacatattattgaagataaaaaaaatttctctTCCAgcttaattttttaaaaatgtataagcTATTCAAAAAGTAGGAATATATAATGACAAAACAAACCCACAAAATTAAACTCACAccacacacaaaaaaaaaaaaaaaaaaaaaaaagatttttaaaaaaacaacatttcaaaaaatggaattataaaatgataaatatgaaataaaaaagaatagaatatatatatatatatatatatatatatatatatatatggcactattatttatttcattttattctttgtttgaatttatatatatatatatatatatatattcattttaagAATGGTAAAGagagtaaaaaaaaaaaaagagagaataaaatttatggcaatatttaaatgtatatatatatatatatatatatatatatatatatatatataatgaataatttaatttattcatataaatcctttttttatttactcacaaaaaaaaaaaaataataaataaaataaaaacaaaaataaaaaagaagtttTAATTtcactatatataataggtTTGAAATATAGgaaatacattttatttttttatgagaAATGGCATCATCATAAAAgattataatcataatatttattttttaccgTTTTAAAATAGGACATAAAAtaagtattataaatataaacattttttgtCATATTATATTCAGAACAAAGGAGATAAATATTTTACGTtccataataaattatttattacacatcatttttttttttcctctctCACTCTCcttaaatgataaaataataaatataatataatattattgttgttcTTATGATggtattacatatatatatatatatattatatatgtttattttctttttaatgtaaaaatatgaacgtttaataataaaattgttgTAATCTAGCCAAATGGCATAATTTTtctaatgtatttttttttttcaacattTTTTACCTGACctgttcatatataaaaaaaaaaaaaaaaaaaaagttacacacaaataaaatatttggaGATTTACAAAAATGGTGTGTATATAAGTTcatataacattatataaattgttttaattatattcaaataaattaatatcaatagttgtaaatattttttgttccAAATAATTGGATACCCGtataaatacaaattgtTTTTTGtgtatcaaataatataaataaatatataattacatatttttaaataatgtaaaattaaaaaaaaaaaaattttacataatattttgtaattGTATGCTTATTTGCTTGGTAGTGTTACTatgaaagaatatatataatattatattatatatataatatttatatatatatatatatatatatatttatttatataatataatatattatatatatataaacaaaaaaacaaaacagaacaatatatataaattcaaattcattttttttttttttttttatatacattattaaatatcattttcattttcattattttattatatatataatatatattgcataaatttttgtaatttttattttttttaattcatacTTTCAAGGTAAAAAGCATTAACACTTTATTATTCATtgtatatgtaattatatattttttattatatatataataaaatatattcatatttatacaaattatgtatatatatatatttatttattatatactttttttttttttttttttttttttttttttggtattatttattttattattcttttttttgatgtATTGATATATgcttatttgtttatatcaattggtatatatattaaaaatctAATTTTATATGCTCATATTTTATTGGACATTAAAAAAGTTGTATAATAACATTTTGCTTCAaccatttatttaatatatatatatatatatatatgtgctttatattgataatacttttatgtataatattaaatattcattatcctaataaaacattatttaaaaatttatatttatttaaaccagaatatttttttgttcaacAGATTTGATTTAACaagtataatattaaaatgaatacatgaataaataaataaatagataaaCACCAGGtgtcatatataaataatataaatatcatatatatatatatatatatatatatatatatatatatatatatatatgtgtacataaTAACTTTGCTtatgttattttaattttataatactttgtcaaatatgtataaattgtttaaataatacatcacaaatttatattcatatatatatatatatatatatatgtaataatatttatgtgcACATATATTAAACTATACAACGTTTATTTgctcatatatattatttcattttacaaataaaaagataCATTGTATTATTCTGACAGAATTGTACTAAtgtctttaaaaaataaacaaatctATTTATAGTTTGAAGaaattatgtattattaaatcatttcatatatttataatatattatcaaaattgGATTTAAAAATGAGAACGAAAAATGCAAACAAATTAAATGTAGAACAGACCACAggtgaaattaaaaaagttgAACTAAATCgagaatattataattgtataaAAACATATGCAAGTGATTTACAgaatttatcttttaatttttttccatccataaatacatacacatgTGTACCTAAACTTAGTGCTGTTAATACAATAACATTTCATCCATGTATATCGAGTTctgattatattaataaaacatatactTTCAAACCATTATTTactcatcatttttttagTGACAGTGAACAGGTAATacgaataaataaatatatgaacgtACATAGGTTTATACATATGtagatatatacatataatatatatatatatatatatatatatatgtatacataattttattataggTAATTGGATTTGAAAATTTGAATATAGAATTTTATTATACGTGCGACAATTATGAAGTGTTCATGAAATTGAATGGGTCCATATGTGACCAATATGAAAATTCAAATTATATCATGTTAATGCTTTTACAAAGTTTATATATCACCACTCCTTATCCAGGTGGCTTTATAGAAAGTGAAGATAAATTTTTAAGTATATTAAATcgaaatgataaaaaattagTTAAAAAGAATAGTTATGAGGAACTAGTGAGGAATGCAATGTATAAGCCTCCGgggtatattatttatgagAAACATATTAGTAAAgatataattttacaaataCGCAAATGTGGATTTTCTtctgaatattttaaatttgatAGTAGTAgtgacataaaaaatataaaaagagaaaCTGTAAACGCAGAAAATGAACAGATATGTGATGAAAATAGTCCAAATAATGCAAAAGCTAGTCATGAAAATACATCGGGAAGCTTAGTACCTACTGATGTTTTGGAATGGGATAGAACTGTGAATAAAAGGAAAGCAGctgttaataatattttgattaGAAGCGAAAAGAGAGGTTCAAGAAGTAGGACGAATAGTATACATACCAAATCAGAGTCTAGAAAAAGTAGTATTGTTAGGAGAAATACAAGTGATAGTCTTAGTAAAAGTAAAGAGGATATTGAGGATAATACAAAGAAGGTGGTTCCTGGTAATGGTAGACGAAGGAGGAGGAAAAAAAGTACAGTTgataatatggaaaataatgtaaatgatagtaatttaaatgaaagcaatacaaatgaaaatataggTAATAAAGACAACCACGAAATTTTGGATAACAATGaaattatgaataataatgaaaatgtgaataataataatgataataataagaataatgaaaatatagatgataataataataacaataatgataacaataatgataacaataatgataacaataatgataatgataatgataatgtcGTTTCTGAAAAGAATAAGGTGGGTACGAGAAAATATTCAGATTCCAAAAACTCCTGCAGCAGTATTAATGCTCGTAACAATGCCCTAAACGTATGGACCaaaggaaaaagaagaagacgtaaaaagaaaagagaagcattaattaaaaatgatgCTGATGGCAATAATTCAGGGGAAGAAAATAAAGTTGTAAAAAGTTTGTATACAAGAAATGTTACAGAAAAGGATATGTCTCAAATGTACAAAGATTATTTAAAAGTATTAGATGAACGAAAAAAtcaaaagaagaagaaaaaaagaaaaagacgaagaaaaaaaaaaaatgtagaagGAGGAGAAAACGAAGGAAAACCTAAACAGACTATAGAAGGAGGAGAAGCTTCAGATAAATGTTCTATTAATGATCAGAAAGGAGGAAAAGAATACAACAAAGAAGGAGAaagagaaaaagaagaagaagaagaagaagaagatgatgatgagtATGATGAGTATGATGAGGATGATGTAGAAGAAGAAattgatgaagaagaaaggTTAAGAAAATTGATAAGTgaaaattatcataatagaTATGATTATACCGTTAAAGATAATTTTGAAATTTTACATAGAAGAGTTGAATGGTTTTATCATTGGTTTATTGAAAGTGCATCAAACATTGAATATGATTATAGATGGAGTGTAATATtaccatatattatatttaaacatGATAAGAGCAAGCCATTtgcaaaaaataattttattgatAATTTAAACGCTGAATTGTTTAAAAGCCGTTCATCACCTACTACGAATGTTCAAAAAAAGGATGTTAAGGAAGAAACTATGAATGGTTGTAAGGTTGAAGGGGGTTCATTAGAAGTAGCAAATAAATtaagtgaaaaaaaaaatgcatcAACAGTCACGAATATATCAACCGTTACTAATATTTCCAATGTATCAAAAGTGACCAGCATAAAAAGCAAGTCGAATGGTTCAAAAAACAATCAAAGCGATGTGCAAAATGATAAAGAATTAAGCGAAGGCACATTGAATGTacacaaaaaagaaaaacaaacgGACGAAGTTATAGTAGTAGAAGATGAATATGAAGATGGAaatgaggaaaaaaaaaagagtacTGGTAAAAGATGTTTGTTAACTAATGGTCAGGAGGTAAATGAAAACAAGAAAAGAAACAAAGGTCAAGGACATGAAGATGAACGAAATGACAATAATATTGAAATAGTAGAAATAAAAGATGATGTTGAAGTGATAGAGATATCTGAGGGAGAAGAAAAAGAGGGAAAAAAGAGAGAAAATACTGTGAATAGTAACAAAAGTagtagtaatagtaatagcaataataaaaaaaataatataagtagTAGTGGCTGTAATGgtagtgataataataataataataatgttacaCAAACAGATGTAGCGTGTTTTCCAAAAGAATATGTAATTACCAATGATCTAGTTAAACAGGCAATATTTGATACCCTCAATAacgtaaataataaaaatgaagaagattattattcttttcataatGATCATGAtgttgtttatttatatgcaGATTTGCTTaaggaaaaagaagataataatcgtaataataataataataatattttagatGAACAAAAAGAAGATAAAGATAAAGTTAATTCCATCGAAAAGTGGAAGAGAGAAAGTGCTTCAAAGACAAATGTAATAGAACGTTTTAATAGTAAGAAAGAAGAACAGAATGACGAAAGTAGTGagtattgttattatttttatttatttggttTAGCAACAACTTATACGTTTTTTACATTTCAATTTGATAGAAATAGAATATCTCAATTTTTGATTTTCCCTCCCATGCAATGTAAAGGGTTAGGTATGCAGGTTTTAGAAAAGATTTATCATTTATCAATtgttaatacaaatattagaGAAATAACGGTTGAAGATCCAGCAGTTTCATTCACTCAATTAAGAGATATCATTACAATAAAAATGTGCAttgatttaaatattttatcacCGAGTGTTTTATATCCACAAGAATATTtaacaacaaaaaatattcaaaaggAAAATGTGGAATTAGATAAGAGGAAGTTTATGACAGTTTGTAAAGAAACACACAAGCAAATTACTAGAATGATCGAAACTTTAATGTTAGCTGATGTATTACCTCATCCTGCTCCTGCATATACAGATAATGAGGAAAAGGTTACAGGCCTTAGGAAAAGAGAGAAGAAAAATGATAACAGCAGTTGTTTAAATTCAATGGAATATTTCGAATCTTCTGATTTATGTAAACAAGTgcgaataaaaataaaaaagaggataaaaaatgattacaTAGGAAATTTGATCaacaaaaatatgaattgCATGGCCAGTGACGTCTTCCAAGATTACGTAAGAAaagaataatgaaaaaataataaaataaaaaagataatatttgcatgtatatatattttacatatttgtGAATATATCATgttgttttatttgtatatacattgaaattatttatatttcaatgTGTGTGCAACTAGccattttgtattttttgtatttttttttttttttttttttttttttttttttttttttcttttccccTGCATAAAGgctgtatatacatattttggctgtacatatatttatgttcatgtttatatatagacgtaatcatatttattgaATTCCTCCTTTATAGGTGAAAGAAGAACTATATAAGTTGTGGAGGAAACAATGTAGAGTTTATTATAGGTACGTTTAgctatcaaaaaaaaaaaaaaaaaaataaaataaaataaataaaaaaaaaaataaaataaaaaataataaaataataataaaactacCTGTACgttcataaatatttatgaaaaacacttattattattaagtgTAACTTATttggtaatatatatatatatatatatatatatatatatatattatatatatatattatatacatatattatatttatatgtcgtattttttatttttatataggaCTATAAGAAAGTTAAGAAACATATATCCATTATAATTACATACGAGCACACGTaaaagtataatataaaaaaggtaTACACTGCTTTATCAAGTTTAActctttttaattattatttaatttttaatttgaatatttatttcttctttttattgACAAACATTGTATATGAATATgtcaaaaatgaaaaatgaagaaataaatatacataataatatttatatttaactacatatattatatcggCATactagaaaaaaataatagaaatatatctttttttttttttttttaattttttaatattgttttgaataacatacatatatatatatatatatatatatatgtaagaaTGCCATATAAACGCCATTctgttacatatattatgtttgacataatattaatatttttcatatacatatttaatttatttcttttgaatataaaaattttaacaaAGTGAGgaatcttcatcatcatattcattttgttcattgATTGATGGGTCATCTTGTATAcccatatataaattattaaaatcttcatcatttttttgatttttatattttggtTTGGTTATACAAGATATGAAAagaattcttttatttttttttgcaaaGAAGAAGTAATTAAAACTTGATATACTTTCTTTATCAACATATGGATCGTTATCTGTATCGTTTAAATAAGTATAGACATCACAATATTTGAAATCTATAagttcttttaatattttccatatttttttattgaatcctctataaatattttcaataatataaaataagttatagtttatattatcaataaCACTattgatattttttatatatttatagtttGAATTATTTAAGTATTTAAATTCATAATCTGGAAAAACATAATTtaagatattaataatattagtcaaaatgctttttttttcttttccattattattaataacttcaggaattttttttttttttacatttttattggTAAGAATACTATCTGGGATATTAATATAGCAagtgttattattatcattatttatattttcgttatcattatatttattcttatcattatttatattttcgttatcataatatttattcttatcattatttatattttcgttatcattatatttattattatcattatatttattattatcattatttatatgttcgttatcattatatttattattatcattatttatattttcgttATCATAATATTGATTATCGTTCTTGtctttcttttcttcattttcctctatttccttattattgtgtatttcttttgatatattattttcattatcaaAAGGATTCAAAGGGTCCAAATGTTTAACATTATTTTCGTTGATTTGTGAGataatatttctattatcataaaaagggctcatattattttcttcatctaGTTTGTTATTAATATCCAATTCGGAGCTAAATATTTGTGTATTgcttatattttcttcattatttaaagTAGTACTATAACCATTTTTCGTTTTGTCTATATCTTCGAACAGTTCTATTTTTGCTTCAATAAAACGATCGTGGGCATCtaatttttctaatattaaATTGACATCATTCAATATTTCAATATCTAaattaatcattttttttttttttttttttacccctttttcaaaaaaaaaaaattaaattttaaataaatactatttatataacatcCTTTCAGGAGGGAATATGAGAAgtgtattaaataaaaaaaataaaaataaaataaattttatatatatataaaagaataatgtaaaaatgggacaaaaatatataaatacacaaaaagaaaaaaaaaaaaaaaaaaaaaaaaaaaaaaattaaatatatatatatatatatatatatatatatatatttatttatttgtttatatatataatatatcttattatatgtgcaaaaaatcaaaaaaaaatatttcttattgCACATAAAAGAtgaagtataaaaaaaaaataataatataaagcaATAATACACATAACAGAAAGTAACATTATTGtatacaaattaaaaattaaatgtatataagtatttttaaaaaatatatataatagcaccaattattttttttttacacatataaatatatatatatatatatatataataataccatgaataatattaattcatatatgtgtattcaattttttttttttttttttttaatatattttatttaatttattttattattattttttttttttgaaaaagtgaaatattaaatatataaattgggtaacataaaatatatatgtatcataCACGgttgtaatataaatatataaatattttatggttataatatatatatatatatatatatatatatatatatatatatatgtatatttatttttatttttatttttttatttattaattcataAACTTGGTATAGGTATGAATCTCACACAAACGGAATATAAAGAACGtgaaaggaaatatatataatatatatatatatatatatatatatatatatatatatataatatggaaaattaaaagatatattctttatatatatttacatagttaatttcttctttttctttattgtTTTAGTagacatatattttatatttacataggATACATTATAaacttaaaaattataaatgtataaatttttagCCTAgggaatataattttttcttaaacaaaaaatatatatatatatatatatatatatatatatatatatatatgttgatatatttatttatattacatatctTTAAGTTTCAATATTCTATCATGCAATATGCAAAAATGGATATTAccttaaaataataataataaaaaaaaaaaaaaaaaaaaaaaaaaattcaaacaaAACGTTTCATAAAATCTTACAAAATTGTAATTTCCTCATGTATCTCAAAgggattatttatttatttatgactACTTtcgttattatattatattatattatattgtattatattacattatattatataaggaatgtataatatataattatatgttattatttatgacGTTAATTATGGGTAgaaatatctatattttttaaaggaaAGAAGAAACATTATTtagttaaataatataagatataaaattgggaaaaaaataaaaaataaaataaaataaaataaaataaaacagagcacacattttatttacattcaattttattattttttattcaaaataagatactatataaataaaaatacgtATGTATGTAGTATCAGTTTACGGTTCggatgtaattatatatatatatatatatatgtatatatgtatgtatgatattaaaaatacctatggatattttttttttttttttttaacatattacatatgaatatttttttccatttgtatttatatctaGCCATTTTTTAgtacacataaataaaaaaaaaaaaaagtatcaagaaaaaataaaaaaaagtatcaagaaaaaataaaaaaaagtatcgaaaaaaaaaaaa is a window from the Plasmodium falciparum 3D7 genome assembly, chromosome: 4 genome containing:
- a CDS encoding histone acetyltransferase, putative, producing MRTKNANKLNVEQTTGEIKKVELNREYYNCIKTYASDLQNLSFNFFPSINTYTCVPKLSAVNTITFHPCISSSDYINKTYTFKPLFTHHFFSDSEQVIGFENLNIEFYYTCDNYEVFMKLNGSICDQYENSNYIMLMLLQSLYITTPYPGGFIESEDKFLSILNRNDKKLVKKNSYEELVRNAMYKPPGYIIYEKHISKDIILQIRKCGFSSEYFKFDSSSDIKNIKRETVNAENEQICDENSPNNAKASHENTSGSLVPTDVLEWDRTVNKRKAAVNNILIRSEKRGSRSRTNSIHTKSESRKSSIVRRNTSDSLSKSKEDIEDNTKKVVPGNGRRRRRKKSTVDNMENNVNDSNLNESNTNENIGNKDNHEILDNNEIMNNNENVNNNNDNNKNNENIDDNNNNNNDNNNDNNNDNNNDNDNDNVVSEKNKVGTRKYSDSKNSCSSINARNNALNVWTKGKRRRRKKKREALIKNDADGNNSGEENKVVKSLYTRNVTEKDMSQMYKDYLKVLDERKNQKKKKKRKRRRKKKNVEGGENEGKPKQTIEGGEASDKCSINDQKGGKEYNKEGEREKEEEEEEEDDDEYDEYDEDDVEEEIDEEERLRKLISENYHNRYDYTVKDNFEILHRRVEWFYHWFIESASNIEYDYRWSVILPYIIFKHDKSKPFAKNNFIDNLNAELFKSRSSPTTNVQKKDVKEETMNGCKVEGGSLEVANKLSEKKNASTVTNISTVTNISNVSKVTSIKSKSNGSKNNQSDVQNDKELSEGTLNVHKKEKQTDEVIVVEDEYEDGNEEKKKSTGKRCLLTNGQEVNENKKRNKGQGHEDERNDNNIEIVEIKDDVEVIEISEGEEKEGKKRENTVNSNKSSSNSNSNNKKNNISSSGCNGSDNNNNNNVTQTDVACFPKEYVITNDLVKQAIFDTLNNVNNKNEEDYYSFHNDHDVVYLYADLLKEKEDNNRNNNNNNILDEQKEDKDKVNSIEKWKRESASKTNVIERFNSKKEEQNDESSEYCYYFYLFGLATTYTFFTFQFDRNRISQFLIFPPMQCKGLGMQVLEKIYHLSIVNTNIREITVEDPAVSFTQLRDIITIKMCIDLNILSPSVLYPQEYLTTKNIQKENVELDKRKFMTVCKETHKQITRMIETLMLADVLPHPAPAYTDNEEKVTGLRKREKKNDNSSCLNSMEYFESSDLCKQVRIKIKKRIKNDYIGNLINKNMNCMASDVFQDYVKEELYKLWRKQCRVYYRTIRKLRNIYPL
- a CDS encoding repressor of RNA polymerase III transcription MAF1 gives rise to the protein MINLDIEILNDVNLILEKLDAHDRFIEAKIELFEDIDKTKNGYSTTLNNEENISNTQIFSSELDINNKLDEENNMSPFYDNRNIISQINENNVKHLDPLNPFDNENNISKEIHNNKEIEENEEKKDKNDNQYYDNENINNDNNKYNDNEHINNDNNKYNDNNKYNDNENINNDKNKYYDNENINNDKNKYNDNENINNDNNNTCYINIPDSILTNKNVKKKKIPEVINNNGKEKKSILTNIINILNYVFPDYEFKYLNNSNYKYIKNINSVIDNINYNLFYIIENIYRGFNKKIWKILKELIDFKYCDVYTYLNDTDNDPYVDKESISSFNYFFFAKKNKRILFISCITKPKYKNQKNDEDFNNLYMGIQDDPSINEQNEYDDEDSSLC